From the genome of Anopheles funestus chromosome 2RL, idAnoFuneDA-416_04, whole genome shotgun sequence:
CAACAATTTGGGGAAGTGCGAAAGGGCGTCACAATTCAACACGACCtaagaaacagaaacaaagcGAACGAACAGCGTTAAATGATATTCCCTGCGGTTCAGTTGGtcgtttcttttctccttTACCTGTGTCTGATCATCCGAGCCAGTGACGATGTTACCGACCGCACGTAGTGCAGCTGTCTGTACCTTTACCTCTACGTGCGACAGCAGCGGAATCAGCTTCGGCACCACGCCACTGTCGATGACGAGCTGGATCTGCTCATTGCCACCATCCGTCAGATAGCTCAATGCCCACACCGTGTCGACCAGGATGTTAATATCCGTATGATGGATCAGCATGTTCAGCGCTGGCAAAATCTCGAGAATTGTGGCGGCCGGCGGCGGCGGATCCTTGTTGCGACACAAATTTACAATAACCCAGGTGACATTGCGCAGGAAGGGAATCGGAATTTCCGGCTGAATGAAGGACAGCAGCGGCTGAACTACACCAAGCTTAATCACGTAGTCCCGCAGGCTCGGTCCATCACCAATGATGTTACCGAGCGCCCAAACTGCCTGCTCGCACACGTTCGGTGCCGGCGAGTTGAGCAAATGCAGGAAGAGTGGAACGGCTCCAGCTCGGACGACTTGGTTCGTCTGTGCTGCCGTACCAGAAGCGATGTTTGTGAGGGCCCAGGCCGCCTCAAACTGCAACACCTGGTTATCATCCTGCTCAAGACAATTGACTAAAATCGGAAGAATGCCGCTTTCAATGAGATTGTTAATTGGAGGATTGCGATCCGATGACAGTAGCCGACGGGCAGCTTGAACAGCGGCCAGCTGGCCCTCTTTGTCGTTGCTGTTGCCAGCCTTCTCGACCAGTTTCTTCAGATTCGACTGTAGTGTGTAATCCTCCTCGTCCGTCGATTCTGCAGTCTGAGGAACGTTGCGTCGCTTGAGGATGGTCTCTTCCCGTTTGTTTTTGCGCAGCTCCACCGTTACCTCCGTTCGTCGACGTCGCATTTCCTGCAGGATGTAACACATTTTGTTATTGATCATTGCACACGAATGTTTGCCGTGATCATCGTCTTATTGTAGCTGTAGGAAAGATATGAACtacttgctgttgctgtgtaattttttgtgcaaaaaatatatatttatatgcaCCTGTGCCGCGAAAGGTCAACATTGTTCCAAATAACCACAACATAGCAACAAACTCATCCATATCCCAGGATGACCTCGGAGCACTGCTTTAGAAAATCGCATCGAGACATTTTGACTCAACGATCCAACACAatcgtaaaaataaacatacacgCACAGAGTGCTGAACATCCCCTTTCGCACCTGCTTTGCACATGCTGTTCGCTACCCACATTAGCGACAGCGGCCGGCCACCGTCGAATAATTCACGACGCAGCACGTCGTACAGCGCGCTTCACATTTATGATTACGCGACGATCCGATTCATCATCGTCAGGCCAGGGAGAGCACATATCCGTACATATATTCACACAAAAGAAGGAACATCGCCGAATACCACATTGCTCTTCCACACTCTCGATTGACGTTCAatacaaaggaaaacattaagAGACTAATGCGTGTTGCGGTGGCGGAACGTGGAGGAACGGATCATTTGAGGAAACGAACCACAGAACATTCTCGGCCTTATCTGAAGCATATTCTTCTGCTTTTCGCACGAATTTGTACCGCCGACCACGGGTCATTCTATCATGGGAACAGACCCCGGCAGCAAGATCACCTTTCCATCCTCGTGTCGCTCAAAACGGAAACGTAATTCACTGACACAGCATCGGGGAACTGAGTGACAATTTATTTCCCGTTTTCACCTTCCGCACGCCCCCGATGAAAGCCTGCGACGCAGCAGATCCACAGTGTGTGCTGCAAAGTAGCCCGAGTCCCGAATGTTCATACTTACATCCTGAtcctttcctttgtttttgaatCCTTGCATGCGATTCTTCGACTGGGAGTCTATCGACGCCATTTTCGTGGGGAAAAGCAAAACTGCTGGGAATTGAACAAAACGTGCTGCCCCTGACTCACTCTCGTTACTGTTAACTTTCGCTCTTGCTCACACTAGCACAGGATTTCGTTTGCTGTACCCTTCACACCAACACTAGATACTTCGAAATGGGATGGCAGATGGTGAGGTAAGAATGTGCCGTAAAAACGCGAATCGCGTTAACCAGCCTTCGTTGTCGAACTTTCCAGCGCACGGAAACACCTTCGGTGGCACGGTTCTGCAGGATTCAATCCGAAATATACAAGATTAGATTGTTTTTTAACTAGGAGCAAAAATTTTAGCTGCTCTCACAGTAGTTGATGGGAATAATCAAGGTGTATAAATCGACTACAGGTATGTTCATTACGATTACTTTGACAGCTTTTCGCTTGACATACGGGGTTTGATCTCCATACCCAAGGTTGCTCAAAAAGatcaaattggttgaaatgtaTTTTGGTACGAAGAAACGATTTTACCATTCGCTGTTTTATAACAAAAGTACATTTATTTTCGGCAGTACATTATGGTTTATTCATAATATCGGATATTAAGCAATTCAATACTCTTTGGTATATATGTATGAAAGCACAGTCATTCACAAACGAACTGCCTATTTGACTCAAATTTAGCTTGTTCATGAAATCAGAGATAAAGCACAATCAAAAAACTAGTCATACAGAACCATATCAATAGCAAACAAATGCGATATTTAGTAATGCGACATATTTGTGATTCATTCAGATGGTTTATTGAAAGCTATACCAAAAAATATATGCAAATTTCAAGAAATAACATATCACCGAACCGTCATTGACGATGTCCTGAAGTTTGACATCAGTGCAAAGGCGGTgggattgtgttttgttgatggAATGCAAAAAGTCTGTCTCATCGCGAAAATCAATCCGCACGCACGAAATCATTAGGGACAAATCGTTGGAAGGTAACAATTGCTCCGTCGCGGTGCGTTTCAATCATTTGTTGTTAGGATGATGCAAACTGTTTAGCGAACAAGTGCGGGGGTGCAGTTTAGGTCGTATGCCGCtctgtgtgtatatgtggTGGTAATCGCAACAGTCTTTCTGGAAGAGAAACAGATTTTAACCTTAGCGAAACCTTGTACGCGCGATGCAATGGTTTGCAAACGATGGAATTAAGGCAACCCGGTCAGCCATCGTCATCGCAATCGAGCTCTTCATATCAAAGGCCATCCCCGCTCGGACCGAACCTTGCGCCACCCCCAGATGGTGATGTGTTGTTGTTACCCCGCTCCTGCCCAATCA
Proteins encoded in this window:
- the LOC125762027 gene encoding importin subunit alpha-3; this translates as MASIDSQSKNRMQGFKNKGKDQDEMRRRRTEVTVELRKNKREETILKRRNVPQTAESTDEEDYTLQSNLKKLVEKAGNSNDKEGQLAAVQAARRLLSSDRNPPINNLIESGILPILVNCLEQDDNQVLQFEAAWALTNIASGTAAQTNQVVRAGAVPLFLHLLNSPAPNVCEQAVWALGNIIGDGPSLRDYVIKLGVVQPLLSFIQPEIPIPFLRNVTWVIVNLCRNKDPPPPAATILEILPALNMLIHHTDINILVDTVWALSYLTDGGNEQIQLVIDSGVVPKLIPLLSHVEVKVQTAALRAVGNIVTGSDDQTQVVLNCDALSHFPKLLTHSKDKIRKEAVWFLSNITAGNQSQVQAVIDAGLLPKVIENLKHGDFHTQKEAAWAISNLTISGNREQVAQLINDGAVPPFCDLLMCQDCQVINVVLDGINNMLKLAGPHAEHVANLIEECDGVSKIEVLQNHENVEIYKLAYDIIEQFFSDDVDEAVLEDLRPAADENAFQFNQNPNIPRDGFNF